From the Flavobacterium galactosidilyticum genome, one window contains:
- a CDS encoding efflux RND transporter permease subunit: MLKTFIERPVLSTVISILITILGVLGLMSLPVEQYPEIAPPTVQVNATYTGANAETVLNSVVIPLEEEINGVEGMTYMTSSAANDGSAKISVYFELGVDPDIAAVNVQNRVSRATSKLPQAVVQTGVTTLKSQTSALMFFALYSKNKDFDETYIQNYAKINLVPKLQRVKGVGQVNVFGAKDYSMRIWIDPAKMASYNVSPKEIQAALQEQNVEAAPGKFGENAEGVYEYVIKYKGRLSEISDYENIVIRSTGNGNFLHLKDVATVELGGFNYGTKNIAMGKQGVAVGVFQTSGSNAQDIITEVMQILEDTKPDFPKGVDYVIPLNTKTFLDASIDKVLTTLLEAFILVFIVVYIFLQDFRSTLIPAIAVPVAIVGTFFFLQIFGFSINMLTLFAMILAIGIVVDDAIVVVEAVHAKLDEGAKSGKEATISAMSEITGAIISITMVMAAVFIPVSFLSGPSGVFYQQFAITLAIAILISAVNALTLSPALCALFLKPHKDSDHRDANFKDRFFIAFNSSFDRMNNKYVKSLGFLARKKWITVIGLIAFSGITFLLFQTTPSGFIPNEDRGIIMADLTLPPGTTLEKTEKAVKELDTILGSMDIIESRMSVVGFSLLNSVNGGSYAFTVIKLKDWKYRKEANQSVDAVVKELFGKTAHFKDARALFFTPPSVQGFGSADGFELKIQDKGDDDWATVSKVSNEFLGELMKRPEIQYAQTNFNAAFPQFQMDINVERAKDAGVSVSDIFNTMQGYYGGLYTTDFNKFGKQYRVMIQAKPSDRANEASINNIYVKNAAGQQVAISQFINLKRIYGPEAVARFNMLKAVNVNGKANPGYSSGDAIKAIQEVAAQHLPKTYSYEFSGMTREEILAGNQAIGVFLLSLIFVYFLLSAQYESYLVPLSVLLSLPVGIAGAIAFVKFAGLENNIYFQVALIMLIGLLAKNAILIVEFAIQRRRHGMDLAQAAIEGAKARLRPILMTSLAFIFGLLPLAFASGVGAVGNRSIGMGAVGGMLVGTILGVFVVPILFIIFQNLQEKISGKPVVTTESDTILLNEENEK, from the coding sequence ATGTTAAAAACTTTTATAGAAAGACCTGTCCTATCGACCGTAATCTCTATCTTAATAACCATATTAGGGGTTTTAGGATTGATGTCATTACCTGTAGAACAGTATCCAGAAATTGCACCGCCAACAGTTCAAGTTAATGCTACTTATACCGGTGCCAATGCAGAAACAGTACTAAATAGTGTTGTTATTCCGCTAGAAGAGGAAATTAATGGTGTAGAAGGAATGACGTATATGACTTCCTCTGCTGCAAATGATGGTTCTGCTAAAATCTCGGTTTATTTTGAGTTAGGTGTAGATCCAGATATTGCTGCGGTAAACGTTCAAAATAGGGTTTCGCGTGCTACAAGTAAACTGCCTCAAGCGGTAGTTCAAACTGGGGTTACCACGTTAAAAAGTCAAACAAGTGCTTTGATGTTTTTTGCTTTATATTCAAAGAACAAAGATTTTGACGAAACTTATATTCAGAATTATGCTAAAATAAATTTAGTTCCAAAATTACAACGTGTAAAAGGTGTTGGACAAGTAAATGTTTTTGGGGCCAAAGATTACTCAATGAGAATCTGGATTGATCCTGCAAAAATGGCTTCGTATAATGTTTCTCCAAAAGAGATTCAAGCAGCATTGCAAGAACAAAACGTAGAAGCAGCTCCTGGAAAATTTGGCGAGAATGCTGAAGGTGTTTATGAATATGTAATTAAATATAAAGGAAGACTTTCTGAAATTTCAGATTACGAAAATATTGTTATTCGCTCCACAGGAAATGGGAATTTCTTACACTTAAAAGACGTTGCTACTGTCGAATTAGGAGGTTTCAATTATGGAACTAAGAATATCGCAATGGGTAAACAAGGTGTTGCAGTAGGGGTTTTTCAAACTTCCGGTTCTAATGCACAAGATATTATTACCGAGGTAATGCAAATCTTAGAAGATACAAAACCAGACTTCCCAAAAGGTGTTGATTATGTGATTCCATTAAATACCAAGACATTTCTAGATGCCTCTATAGACAAAGTATTAACTACATTACTTGAAGCCTTTATACTGGTATTTATTGTCGTGTATATATTCTTGCAAGATTTCCGTTCGACGCTAATTCCTGCAATTGCTGTTCCAGTAGCTATTGTTGGAACCTTTTTCTTCCTACAAATATTTGGATTCTCGATCAATATGTTGACGTTGTTTGCTATGATTCTAGCTATTGGAATTGTGGTCGATGATGCTATTGTCGTCGTCGAGGCAGTGCATGCCAAACTGGATGAAGGCGCAAAATCAGGAAAAGAAGCAACTATTTCTGCGATGAGTGAGATTACAGGAGCTATTATTTCCATCACAATGGTAATGGCAGCAGTATTTATTCCTGTGTCCTTCTTGAGTGGTCCATCGGGAGTATTTTACCAACAGTTTGCAATTACTTTAGCTATTGCAATTTTGATTTCAGCCGTTAATGCTTTGACTTTAAGTCCTGCATTATGTGCTTTATTCTTAAAACCTCATAAAGATTCGGATCATCGTGATGCTAATTTTAAAGATCGTTTTTTCATTGCTTTCAATTCTAGTTTTGATAGAATGAATAACAAATATGTGAAGTCATTAGGATTTTTAGCAAGAAAAAAATGGATCACAGTTATAGGACTTATTGCCTTTTCAGGAATCACATTCCTTTTATTTCAAACCACACCCTCTGGATTTATTCCAAATGAAGATCGTGGAATAATAATGGCCGATTTAACATTGCCTCCAGGAACAACATTAGAGAAAACTGAAAAAGCAGTTAAAGAACTAGATACTATTTTAGGTTCGATGGATATAATTGAATCGAGAATGAGCGTTGTAGGTTTCAGTTTGCTGAACAGTGTAAATGGAGGATCTTATGCCTTTACAGTAATAAAATTAAAAGATTGGAAATACCGTAAGGAAGCCAATCAATCCGTGGATGCTGTTGTAAAAGAGTTGTTTGGAAAAACAGCGCATTTTAAAGATGCAAGAGCTTTATTTTTCACACCTCCTAGTGTTCAAGGTTTTGGTTCAGCTGATGGTTTCGAATTAAAAATTCAAGATAAGGGAGATGATGATTGGGCTACGGTAAGTAAAGTGAGTAATGAATTTCTTGGAGAATTAATGAAAAGACCTGAAATTCAATATGCTCAAACCAACTTTAATGCGGCTTTCCCTCAATTCCAAATGGATATTAATGTAGAAAGAGCTAAGGATGCTGGAGTATCGGTTTCAGATATTTTCAACACCATGCAAGGGTACTACGGTGGATTGTACACTACTGATTTTAATAAATTTGGTAAACAATACCGTGTAATGATTCAGGCTAAACCGTCTGACAGAGCTAACGAAGCTTCCATTAATAATATTTATGTAAAGAATGCAGCAGGTCAACAAGTGGCTATTAGTCAGTTTATAAATTTAAAAAGAATTTATGGTCCTGAAGCTGTAGCCCGATTTAATATGCTGAAGGCGGTAAACGTAAACGGAAAAGCAAATCCTGGTTATAGTTCTGGTGATGCTATTAAAGCAATTCAAGAAGTTGCTGCACAGCATTTACCTAAAACGTATAGTTATGAGTTTTCGGGAATGACGCGTGAAGAGATTCTTGCAGGAAATCAAGCGATTGGTGTATTCTTACTAAGTTTAATATTTGTTTATTTCTTGTTAAGTGCACAATATGAAAGTTATTTAGTACCACTATCTGTACTACTTTCATTGCCTGTAGGTATTGCTGGTGCAATTGCTTTTGTAAAATTTGCTGGATTGGAAAATAATATTTATTTCCAAGTCGCGCTGATAATGCTGATAGGACTATTAGCCAAAAATGCCATTTTGATCGTGGAGTTTGCCATACAAAGACGCCGACACGGAATGGACTTAGCGCAAGCCGCTATCGAAGGTGCTAAAGCGCGTTTACGCCCTATTTTAATGACTTCTCTAGCTTTCATCTTCGGATTATTGCCTTTGGCTTTTGCTTCTGGAGTTGGTGCCGTTGGTAACCGTTCGATTGGTATGGGAGCTGTAGGTGGAATGTTAGTAGGAACCATTTTAGGAGTATTTGTAGTTCCAATTTTGTTCATCATATTCCAAAACTTACAAGAAAAAATTTCAGGAAAACCTGTAGTTACTACCGAATCTGATACTATACTTTTAAATGAAGAAAATGAAAAATAA
- a CDS encoding efflux transporter outer membrane subunit → MKNNFYNIGVLVLTATVMQSCFVAKDYKRPELKTENLYRNEVVSNDTLSFANVAWDKVFTDTLLQGYIQKGLDNNLDVKIAIQNIVAAEAAMKQGKAGYFPTFSAGADWTHQELSKNSQFGALLKNTSTDQYQLTGNLSWEADIWGKIRSNKRAANASYFQTTAVNQAVKTQLIANIAATYYQLLSVDAQIKLAEKTLINRNQSIETIISLKDAGNVTEVGVKQTEAQKYATEIIIADLKNSIIILENSMSILLGESGTQIERSTFENQLMQPSITLGVPATLLRNRPDVIAAEYNLISNFEQTNIAKSNFYPTLKVTASGGLQSIDLKEWFSANSLFANVITGLTQPIFNQRQIKTKFEIAKANQEKAYLQFEQSLLTAGKEVSDALAQYNNETYKLTVREKQVDALNKATDYSDELLTYGLANYLEVLTVKDNALNAELSLIDNKYQQYKAIIQLYRALGGGWQ, encoded by the coding sequence ATGAAAAATAATTTCTATAACATAGGAGTCCTTGTTCTAACAGCAACAGTAATGCAATCGTGTTTTGTAGCCAAAGATTACAAGCGCCCAGAATTAAAAACAGAAAATTTATACCGTAACGAAGTCGTTTCAAATGACACTTTATCCTTTGCCAATGTGGCTTGGGATAAAGTTTTCACTGACACGCTTTTACAAGGATATATTCAAAAAGGTTTAGATAATAATCTAGATGTCAAAATCGCTATACAAAACATTGTAGCTGCAGAAGCTGCGATGAAACAAGGAAAAGCGGGATACTTCCCTACTTTTTCAGCGGGCGCTGATTGGACGCATCAAGAACTTTCTAAAAATAGTCAATTTGGTGCTTTGTTAAAAAATACATCTACCGATCAATATCAATTGACGGGAAATCTTTCTTGGGAAGCAGATATTTGGGGTAAAATAAGAAGTAATAAGCGAGCTGCAAATGCCAGTTATTTCCAAACAACTGCCGTCAACCAAGCTGTAAAAACGCAATTAATTGCTAACATCGCTGCAACCTATTACCAATTACTTTCTGTTGATGCTCAAATCAAATTAGCAGAGAAAACTTTAATTAACAGAAACCAAAGTATCGAAACTATAATTTCATTGAAGGATGCTGGTAATGTTACTGAAGTTGGTGTGAAACAAACAGAAGCACAGAAATATGCTACTGAAATTATTATAGCTGATTTAAAGAACAGTATCATTATTTTAGAAAATAGCATGAGTATTCTTTTAGGCGAAAGTGGTACTCAAATTGAAAGAAGCACTTTTGAAAATCAATTAATGCAACCTAGTATTACGCTTGGTGTTCCTGCAACTTTGTTAAGAAACAGACCGGATGTAATCGCTGCAGAATACAATTTGATTTCTAATTTTGAACAAACTAATATTGCCAAAAGTAACTTTTATCCAACTTTAAAAGTAACAGCATCAGGCGGACTGCAAAGTATTGATTTGAAAGAATGGTTTAGTGCCAATTCGCTTTTTGCAAATGTAATTACAGGTTTAACACAACCAATTTTTAACCAGAGACAGATCAAAACGAAGTTCGAAATTGCAAAAGCTAATCAAGAAAAAGCATATTTACAATTTGAACAATCGTTGTTAACAGCTGGAAAAGAAGTTTCGGATGCTTTGGCGCAATATAATAATGAGACTTACAAACTTACTGTTAGAGAAAAGCAAGTGGATGCATTGAATAAAGCAACTGATTATTCAGATGAATTGTTAACCTATGGTTTGGCCAATTATTTAGAAGTATTGACTGTAAAAGACAATGCACTGAATGCTGAACTTAGTTTAATAGACAATAAATATCAACAATATAAAGCCATAATCCAATTGTATCGCGCACTTGGTGGCGGATGGCAATAG
- a CDS encoding bifunctional response regulator/alkaline phosphatase family protein has translation MDKIKILWVDDEIDLLKPHILFLEKKNYEVTTCNNGLDAITIFEENNFDIVFLDENMPGMSGLETLSEMKEKKSSIPMIMITKSEEEYIMEEAIGSKIADYLIKPVNPNQILLSLKKNLDHSRLISQKTTLDYQKEFRKITMEMAQVNSYEDWIEMYKKLIFWELELENIADQGMVEILESQKAEANSQFGKFIERNYEDWFEPKADKPVQSHTLFKELVVPELKKKDKPILFVVIDNLRYDQWKAFESVVGNYYKLEKEVPYYSILPTATQYARNAIFSGLTPLDMEKKFPQYWKNDPEEGGKNLYEAEFLTAQLKRLGLNIKEDYFKITNLAGGKKLVEGFKALKNNDLVTVVYNFVDMLSHAKTEMDVVKELASDDKAYRSLTLSWFKNSPLLEIIQQAQKLGFKLILTTDHGTINVKNPSKVVGDKNTSLNLRYKTGRSLTYEHKDVYAVKDPKNIGLPAINMSSSYIFAKNDLFLAYVNNYNHYVSYYKNTYQHGGISLEEMIIPFLVFNPK, from the coding sequence ATGGATAAAATAAAAATACTTTGGGTTGATGATGAAATCGACCTATTGAAACCACATATATTATTTCTAGAAAAGAAAAATTACGAAGTAACAACCTGTAATAATGGGCTTGATGCGATAACTATTTTTGAAGAAAACAACTTTGATATTGTTTTTCTAGATGAAAACATGCCTGGAATGAGCGGCTTGGAAACCCTATCAGAGATGAAGGAAAAGAAGTCATCGATTCCAATGATTATGATTACCAAAAGCGAAGAAGAATACATAATGGAGGAAGCCATAGGTTCTAAAATTGCTGATTATTTAATTAAACCAGTGAATCCAAATCAGATTTTGTTAAGCTTAAAGAAAAATCTCGATCATTCTAGATTAATTTCTCAAAAAACAACTTTAGATTACCAAAAGGAGTTTAGAAAGATTACAATGGAAATGGCACAAGTCAATTCATACGAAGATTGGATCGAAATGTACAAAAAATTGATTTTCTGGGAATTAGAACTAGAGAATATTGCTGATCAAGGAATGGTTGAAATATTAGAATCTCAAAAAGCAGAGGCTAATTCGCAATTCGGAAAATTTATAGAGCGCAATTATGAGGACTGGTTTGAACCAAAAGCGGATAAACCAGTTCAATCCCATACGTTATTCAAAGAGCTAGTAGTTCCAGAACTCAAGAAAAAAGACAAACCTATTTTGTTCGTTGTAATCGATAATCTGCGCTACGACCAATGGAAAGCGTTTGAAAGCGTAGTAGGAAACTACTATAAGTTAGAAAAAGAAGTGCCTTATTATTCCATTTTACCTACTGCTACTCAGTACGCGCGCAACGCTATTTTCTCTGGTTTAACACCACTAGACATGGAAAAAAAGTTTCCACAATATTGGAAAAATGATCCTGAAGAAGGCGGGAAAAACTTATATGAAGCGGAATTTTTGACAGCACAATTGAAAAGATTGGGATTGAATATCAAGGAAGATTATTTTAAAATAACAAATCTTGCTGGTGGTAAAAAGTTAGTGGAAGGCTTTAAAGCTTTGAAAAATAATGATTTAGTTACTGTTGTGTATAATTTTGTAGATATGCTTTCGCATGCTAAAACCGAAATGGATGTAGTAAAAGAACTTGCCTCCGATGATAAGGCGTATCGTTCGCTTACGTTGAGTTGGTTTAAAAACTCACCGCTTTTAGAAATCATTCAGCAAGCTCAAAAATTAGGGTTCAAATTAATACTTACTACAGATCACGGAACTATAAATGTGAAAAATCCATCAAAAGTTGTTGGTGATAAAAACACTAGTTTGAATTTGCGTTACAAAACAGGACGCAGTTTAACATATGAACACAAAGATGTTTATGCTGTAAAAGATCCAAAAAACATTGGTTTACCTGCTATAAATATGAGTAGTTCTTATATTTTTGCAAAAAATGATTTGTTCTTGGCTTATGTCAATAATTACAATCATTATGTGAGTTATTATAAAAATACGTATCAGCACGGTGGAATTTCATTAGAAGAAATGATTATTCCGTTTTTAGTTTTTAACCCAAAATAA
- the tsaE gene encoding tRNA (adenosine(37)-N6)-threonylcarbamoyltransferase complex ATPase subunit type 1 TsaE has protein sequence MNIIFSIDQLEEVAQKIIANNPKKVILFHGEMGVGKTTLIKQLCRNLGVTDATSSPTFSLVNEYEADNNQLVYHFDFYRLNKETEALDMGIDDYLYSGNWCFIEWAEKIPNLIPNKHSVITISLLPDGKRSLTLS, from the coding sequence ATGAATATCATTTTTTCTATTGACCAGCTCGAAGAAGTAGCGCAAAAAATTATAGCCAATAACCCTAAAAAAGTGATTCTTTTTCATGGCGAAATGGGTGTTGGAAAAACAACTTTAATCAAGCAATTGTGTCGAAATCTTGGCGTTACTGATGCAACAAGCAGTCCAACTTTTTCTTTAGTTAATGAATATGAAGCCGATAATAATCAACTAGTTTACCATTTTGATTTTTACCGTCTAAATAAAGAAACCGAAGCATTAGATATGGGTATTGATGATTATTTATATTCGGGTAATTGGTGCTTTATCGAATGGGCAGAAAAAATTCCAAATTTGATCCCTAATAAACATTCTGTTATAACTATTTCACTGCTTCCTGATGGAAAAAGATCTTTAACCTTAAGTTAA